The following is a genomic window from Paenibacillus sp. FSL R5-0766.
GTTACCCCAGAGCAGCTTGATCAGGTTTCCAACCAATTTAAACAAAGCGGTGAGCAAAGTCAGCAAATCGTATCTACATTGACTCAATCCATCACAAGCATGGAAGGACAATGGGAAGGTATGACAAAGCAACGCTTCTTCCAAGAGTTCCAAGAAGCTAGCAAACAAATGCAATCATTCGTTCAAACGCTGAACAGCATCAGCGCTGAACTTACAGCTATTGCTAACAAATTCCGTACAGCTGACCAAGCTCGTTAATCTGCTTTACATAGATCAGGCCGATGTGAAGTCTGAATTCGTCCTGAATTATAGGTGGATAGCAAGCTGAAGATGTACAACTACAGCAAAAACCGGGCGTTTTCACAACACCCGGTTTTTGTTGCAACTATGACACTAGGACAGAGAGAGGGATAAGCATGTCTTTTCAACCAAATCCCGGGGATGAAGTGGTGATTAACGACATTGCCTATACGATTGGGCAACATCCGGCTGCGCCGGGTCTGGCTTATGCCCAAGCCGGAAGGCAGGGGATTGTTTATCAGTTGTTACCCCGAAATGGTTCCATTCATGGGGCTAAAGCACTAAAAGTATTTTTTCCTAAATTCCGTATTCCGGCTATGGTATATCAGTCTGAACATATGGAGTCTTATAGTGAACTGCCAGGTTTGCAGGTATGCAAGCGTGATGTGCTCACTCCGGAAAGAAACGGAGCGCTCATTGGAAAACATCCCGATCTGTTATATGCGGTGTTGATGCCATGGGTGCAAGGTCAGACCTGGTTCGATGTGATCAGTGATCAGAGACAGTTGACGGCTGAGGAGAGCCTGAAGCTGGCTAGAGCGCTTGCTGGAACAGGTTCGGCTATGGAACAACGTGGACTGGCTCATTGCGATATGTCCGCTCCCAATGTAATGATTCCGTTTTTTTCCGAAGTGGAGAACCTGGGGAAGATGTCTGCGGTAGAACTGGTGGATGTCGAGCAGATGTACGGTTCCAAGATGGATCGTCCGGATGCCCTGCTTGCCGGGTCACCCGGTTATGCAGCCCATCGAACAGTGCACAGCGGTTTGTGGAGTTCATATGCTGACCGATTTGCCGGAGCTGTTATCATTGCTGAAATGTTAAGCTGGTCCGACCCTGTGATTGTAGAGAAGGCGTGGGGCGAAAGTTATTTTGATCAGCATGAAATGCAAACGGTGAGTGAACGGTATTATGCGATGCGGGAGTCCCTTGAGAAGCGTTGGGGTTCCAAACTGTCCGATCTGTTTATTCGAGCTTGGGAAAGTCACGATCTGAGCAGCTGTCCGACGTTTGGTGAGTGGTATGTTGCATTGGCTGCGGTAGACGTGGATCAGGCCAATGCAGCGGCTGCTGTGACAGCGGAAGAAAAAGCTGCCAATTCGTCCGAAGCTGATGTGAATCTGAAAAAGAGCTCAGAACCAGTAAGTGAACCGGTGAATACGCAAGAAGGGAACCGTCCTCAAACGCCGCACTCTCCCGATCAGGAAGCGGTTGTGAACCGTCTGTTCCTGCAAGCAAGAGCCCTGGAGGATGAAGATAAACCGGCTGCGGCACTGGAAGTGTACCGCTCGCTTTATCATTTTATTCCTCATAACAGCGCGATGCAGATGGAAGTCGAGGCTGCAATCAAGGAACTGGATGCCAAGCTTAATCCAAAAGAAGACACAGACAAGCCCGTACCTGTGCCATTCTACAGATCCAAAAAGTTCATGATTTCCTCCGCTGTGCTTATTGTATTGCTGGCAGGTGGCGTGCCAACGGTCAAAATACTCGCCGATCAGGCAGAGGTGAAACAGAAAGAACAGCAGGAAGCCACACGATTGGCAGATATCAAAGCTGCGGAAGAGGCTGAAGCAGCAAAGGCAGCTGCGCTCAAACATCAGGAAGAGCAAGAGAAACAAAAGGCCGCAGATGCTGCAAAACTGGACGCACAGGAAAAGAAAAAACTTGCTGAAGCCAAGCAGAAGGAAGCTGAAGCAAAGAAAAAAGAAGAAGAACGTAAGGCGTTACAGGCCAAATACGACAAACAGGCGAAATATGAGGCCTTTCTGGTGAAGCAGGAACAGCAGAAGAAAGAAGCTGCTAAGAGAGCGCAGCAGGAGAAGTACGATAAACAGGCAAAATATGAAGCTTATCTGGTCTGGAAAAAAGAGAATGATGCCAAGCTTGCAAAACAGGAAGCGGAGCGTAAAGCGGCAGCTGAAGTTAAACGTCAACAGGAGATTGCTCAGAAAGCAGCTCTGAAGAAAAAACGTGCCCAGAATGTGGTCACGCTGATTGCTCATTACAATAAAACGTATAACGCGCAAAAAGGCAGAAAAATTGAAAATGCGGAATCGTATGCCCGTGATTTCAAAAATCTTTACAATACCGATGCTTCCTATTTCAAAGGTGTTGGCAAAGTAGCCGCTCGAATGAGTGCCATTAACAAATTTCTGAGCAACAACAGTTACAAGTTGCCCAACTTATAAATAACGTGAATGATGGAGGTGACTCACCCTAGATGAACTACACGATTCAAGCATCACAGCGTACACCTGCACTTATTATATATTTAATTGATATTAGCGCCTCAATGAACATGGTTCTGGAAAATCGTCGACGGATTGACGTCGTCTATGATGCCTTATCTCTTGCGATTCGCCAAATGGTGTTTCGGTCTACCAAGGGAAATCGTCTGACACCTCGCTATCGTATAGCCATATTGGCTTACAGCGATGATGTATATGACTTGTTGAACGGAATCAAAGGAATTGACGAGATCGCTGCCGTTGGTTCTTTGCCTGACCTGACACCGAGACGGTTTTCAGATTCTGCGAAGGCTTTCCTGCAGGCGGAAAAGATTCTACAGGCCGAAATTCCGAATATGCAGGATTGTCCTGCGCCACTTGTATGCCACATGACCGACGGGGTGGCTACAGGTGAAGATCCCGAGCCGATTGCCAAAAGAATCATGGGCATGAGTGTGCCGGACGGCAATGTACTGGTGGAGAACATTTTTATATCGGATCATCTGCTGGAAGGGCCAATTGCTGAGCCTAGAAGATGGAAGGGAATCTCTTCGGAAACGAATCTACAGGATGAGCATGGAGAGAAGCTGCGGAATATGTCATCCGTTCTGCCCGAAAGTTATCGGGAAATGCTTGTTGAAGCTGATTATTTGCTTGCACCCGGTGCACTCATGATGCTGCCAGGTACATGTGCAGAATTGGTATCAATCGGGTTCCAGATGTCCGCTGCTACGCCTGTGAGATAGGAGGGGAATCATGAGAGCGATGCGTTTGGCAACATTGTCTGCTGGAGATAAGGGGGGCCATGCCGAGCAACGGCATGGCAACTTTCGCTATGTGAGTGTACAGACCGGGGAACAGCCGCTAACTCGCTATCAGGGCACATTTAAGTGCAGATATGGTTATGGCAGAGCTGCCGAGACCGTACATCAGGGAGATACCGGACAGGACTTTGCTGCGGTACGTATGAAAGGGAATATCTGCAATTTTGTTTTGTGTGATGGCGTAGGTATGAGTTACCTGGGCGATTTTGCAGCGCGTTTTCTAGGGAATGCTTTGCTGGATTGGTTGGAAACAACGCAACACACAACGGTAGAAGGTGTTGAGCGTCTTCTCCATGATCTTACCCTTCCCGCATCGGAGCAATTGGAGAAATTACAGCCACTGGAAAGTTCCCCTTTGTTGCTGCGTGAAGTGTTGATGGAAAAGCGAAGTCGGGGCAGTCAGGCCATGTATGTGTGTGGGCGGATCGAGCTCACCGGAGGCGGACGCAAAAGTCGGGTGTGGCTTGCGTGGCAAGGAGATTCCCGCATTCGTCTGTGGCGTAATGGCCAGGAACAGTCTGAATTATTTCAGACTCACTGCAAGACAAATGAGCGTTGGTCTACACTCGAAGGCCCCGTTGGAGGTAAACCGCACATCTATGAGACAAAAGGTTCAGCAGGTGATTCGCTGCGGCTCCAGTTATATACGGATGGACTGAACGACCTGGATGCCATTCAAGCCTATGTCCCGGATGAACACATTCAGGTACTGCTGGATGCTACACATACGGGCGGACTTGAAGATGATGCCGCTTTCATTGAGCTGGAATGGTGAGTGCCAGTTATAAAGTTGTGGACTGATCCTGAAGTTGCTGTGACGTTGGTGTAGATCAACGGTGAAAAAACTTGCTGGTGTTGATTTAAAAGACACTCTTTTTGGGTAATCTTGTGAAGAATTGATTTTAAGTGTGTGTTCAAAAAGGTCGGTTTTCAGTACCAAGAAGATGGGATAAAGCTAGAAATGGAGTAGCGGAGCGTAGATAGAGCTACGTGAGCAACGGACATTTCGGCTGAATT
Proteins encoded in this region:
- a CDS encoding vWA domain-containing protein, coding for MNYTIQASQRTPALIIYLIDISASMNMVLENRRRIDVVYDALSLAIRQMVFRSTKGNRLTPRYRIAILAYSDDVYDLLNGIKGIDEIAAVGSLPDLTPRRFSDSAKAFLQAEKILQAEIPNMQDCPAPLVCHMTDGVATGEDPEPIAKRIMGMSVPDGNVLVENIFISDHLLEGPIAEPRRWKGISSETNLQDEHGEKLRNMSSVLPESYREMLVEADYLLAPGALMMLPGTCAELVSIGFQMSAATPVR
- a CDS encoding WXG100 family type VII secretion target — translated: MAGRILVTPEQLDQVSNQFKQSGEQSQQIVSTLTQSITSMEGQWEGMTKQRFFQEFQEASKQMQSFVQTLNSISAELTAIANKFRTADQAR